GCACAGCCTTATTTGGCGGGCTTCGTCCAAAAATCGTCCAAAATAAATCAAAAATTTTCACGCGGACGCTTTGATGATCACCCACTCCGAGCCGCGCGAGTCGCGATAAAGGTCTGTCATTCTGCTGGTCTTGTGGCCCATGACGGCCTGGGCGAATTCTTTGCCGTATACCTCTGTGTAAAGCCGAGCCGACAGCGACCGAATTTCATGAAAAACCGTTGCCGTCTTCCCGGCCTCGGGCGCGTACTCGATCCGGATCAGCATTTTCCTGAACGTGTGCGCGAACGTGTTGACGCTCGGCGGCTGGCCGGCTCGCGCGCTGGCGTACGACTTCACCAGGTGGATGAGGTGCTTGCTCAGGACGTTGTCATTGCAATGCCGCACGACGTCCTCAATCGACATGTCGATCGCCGCCATGCGTAGACCGAGTGGAATCTTCAGCCTGGCGGACGTCTTCTGCTGCTCGATCCACAGAAACCCTTCGCGGACATGCGATCGCTGCAGGCCCGCGATGTCGCCGACCCGCTGCCCGGAGATCAGCGCGAGATTCATTGCGTTGACAAACCAGCATAGCTCTGGGACTGCGGCGGCCTGCGCACGCACGGCCAGGAATGTTTCGAGAGACAACCGCTCCCGCGTCACCTTGGCCTTGGGAGCGAATGTGGAGTCGACCGGGTTCTGTCCGGGCTTCAGCAAGCCGTGGTTGATCGCCTCGCGGAAGATCCTCATCGCGTGCGACCGGATCTTCGGCGGCAGGGAAGGGCCTCGCTCCGCCGATTTCTTCACGAGTTGGACGATGTCAAATGGCTCGACCGCGGCAACGAACATTTCGCCGATCTCGGCGACGATGATTCCGATCTCGGTCTCGACGTTCTTCAGGTAGCGCTGCCCGGCGTACTTTTCCCGGATCGGTGCCATGTACTCGTCGACCCACGCCTTTACGGTCTGGTTTTTCGTCTGGATGCGTGCCAACAAGGTTGGCTTCACATCGCGCAGCGCGAGTTCCGCATTGACGCTTTTAACCTGCAGGCTTGCCTCCTTCAAATCCCGGCCGAGTCCGTAGGTCTTGCCAGTGACCGGGTGCCGGAACCAGTAGTAGCCGCTCGTGTTCTGGTACAGATTTTCCGGCCAGTTGCGGCGCCGGGCGTCACGTCGTCTAGCGGCCACTGAGGATCCTTTCGCGGCGTTCTGCCTGCGGATCGATGTAACGCGCGTCCTCGCGCACGAAGAATTTCAGACCCATGCGGACCGGCTGCGGGCTGATTTTCCCGCCGTGCACCCAGTTGCGCAGCGTGTTGGGATGCGGTGAATAATCACCCATCAATTTTTTTGCCCATTCGGCAATGGGAATGAGCTTACACGTCGTCATATTGACCTCGCATATTTGCCATACGTTGGCGGGAAATTTTGAAAATTAACGAGAGGCGTTGCGCTACAATCGGTTTTTGCGCGTTTGGGGTGCTTCAAAGAGGCCTGCGGAGGGAGAAGATGTACCTGGAGTACAAAATCCTGAATTACGGTAGAACTGTGGATGTAGGCGGTCTTTGGTACGATTTCAGGAATTCAGATATGGCTGAATTATTCGTTCGAACTATAAAGGCAGGAGCGACGCCAAACCTTGTATATAAAATACTAACTGACGGAAGAATATTTCCTTCAAAAGATCATTAATTTTAATAAAATGGATTTTAATTATGAAAAATTTATTTAACTTGAAAAATATTCCGATATTTTTGTTTTTTTTGTCTGTTTTTTTTATAGTAAAAATTTTCACTTTGTTTATGCCAAAACAAAGTTCTGATTGGGCGAGTTGGGTTCAAGCATTTGGGTCAATTGGCGCAATTTTTGTTGCTATATATGTGTCGTATGATCAAAATAAAAAGCAGTTAGTTCGAGAAAAAGAAAAAGTAAAGAAAGAAGAATTGTCTTTGCTTACTATCATTAATGATGAGTTGTTTTTATTGCGGAAGTTAGTGGACGAACGATTTGCCGATTTTTTAAGTAAAATTCCAAAAAATATTTCTGATATGGAACTTCATAAGGTGCCAACAAAGCCGTTTCTGGTTTATGAAGGTTCGGTTTCGAAAATTGGAATTATTTCTGATGAAGATATTCGTCGAAAGATTATTTATATCTATAGTGGATACAATAGGCTATTTGATGGAATGAGTCTGTTTAACGAAATAAGTGACAGTTACGATGACGCTAAAAGGTATGATGATTCGGCGGATACTAGTGAAAGTCGTAAGGAGAAAGATGAAAGATATAAGGATCTTGAATATTCTCATTTGCAATTGAGGGAGTTATATAAGAAAATTGATGATCCTTTAAATGCACTGTTGCGTAATTTGGGGGAGGCCATTGGCGGTGGTGCTGTTTGCGAGTAGTGTGTTGCCGAGATCAAATGTTTAAAAATGCAATTATGAAATAGATAATCTGAAATTTAGACGAAATTTCCCTGTAATGCCATATTCACTCATGTTTCCATGAGATTGTGATATAGGGCAAGATGCAACTCTACGTCGCTAGTTATCTCGGTTTGAATTGCATTTTGTGGCAGTCGTGCCATTCAATTCGTCATTCGCATAGTCCATAAATGGAAGTGCAGAGCGGCGAGCCGTCATGTTCGCCCTTGGATCGGAACGTGTCGTACTGACGCCCGCCACGGCTCGTCTTCGTCCATTCGATTGCCTGCTAGACGCCGTGACGCTCGAGCGAGATCGTGGCGCTGTTGGAGGTCTACTGCGGCGTTCACGGCGTGACCCGGCGGAATTCGACGACCCACACCCAGGGATTGACATCCCATCCATAGCCGTGGGCGGCGTTGAGGCTGTCCCAGAGACATTGGTAAAGCTGCGGTGCTGTCAGCGTCTCGTCCGCATCGGGCACGTGTCGAAGGAAATTGACGCCCTCGGCTTCTGCATCCGCCTCGCTGATGCCCTGGAGCCGCTCGACGCACACGCTCGTCACCTCGAGCAGGATCCGCGACGCCCAGCGGCGCATGTGGATCGAGGGACGCTAACGTCCAGGTTTCGATCTTTCCCAGCCTTCGCGAAATATGGCAGCATCATGGTCATCCCCTGGGCGGAGCACTTGGCTCACGCCATCGCTTCTAGCGTAGGCAGTTCGTGGCACGATGGCGTGCGTCTCGCGTACCCATAGCCGGTCGCCG
The sequence above is a segment of the Robbsia betulipollinis genome. Coding sequences within it:
- a CDS encoding excisionase, giving the protein MTTCKLIPIAEWAKKLMGDYSPHPNTLRNWVHGGKISPQPVRMGLKFFVREDARYIDPQAERRERILSGR
- a CDS encoding tyrosine-type recombinase/integrase, producing the protein MAARRRDARRRNWPENLYQNTSGYYWFRHPVTGKTYGLGRDLKEASLQVKSVNAELALRDVKPTLLARIQTKNQTVKAWVDEYMAPIREKYAGQRYLKNVETEIGIIVAEIGEMFVAAVEPFDIVQLVKKSAERGPSLPPKIRSHAMRIFREAINHGLLKPGQNPVDSTFAPKAKVTRERLSLETFLAVRAQAAAVPELCWFVNAMNLALISGQRVGDIAGLQRSHVREGFLWIEQQKTSARLKIPLGLRMAAIDMSIEDVVRHCNDNVLSKHLIHLVKSYASARAGQPPSVNTFAHTFRKMLIRIEYAPEAGKTATVFHEIRSLSARLYTEVYGKEFAQAVMGHKTSRMTDLYRDSRGSEWVIIKASA